Genomic DNA from Chanos chanos chromosome 6, fChaCha1.1, whole genome shotgun sequence:
AATTAAAGACTATCAGTCTACCGTTGGGAACTGAGTTCTGAGATGTGGAAATAATGCACATTTCTCAGGGGGTATTTCATCACATTTTGATAGGGTATCTTGTGTGTATTATATATCtatttgctgtttgttgtaCCAAGAAAATGTACCCCATGGCTAAGTATCACacatggttgccatggtgaaagCCCTTTCCTTGAACCCCACTATTACAGCCTCATTGACATCAGTGAATCTAAATATAGCTTAACATTTTGATGGGATTAATTGAGCACTTCAAACTGATTATTTGTGTAAAGAACTCATTCACAAATTCCAATTTAGAATCAAAAGAAGTAGGCTTACTTTATTTCAGTGACATTCTAGATGCCACACGTTAAATAATTTATTGCATTTATTTAATATGACCGGGGGTTTGGCCTCATGTAAAACTGGGCATTTAAGCCATTGCCATGTATTCGGAAAAAATGTATCGTTATTGTAAGTTTTACGGTATTGAGAAGAGATCGACGTTTGTTCGACATGTCAGCCCTACCTGATACACCTTTATGGTCAGCAGATGTCGCTGCAACATTTCCAAAACCATTTGACACGCGTGTTTTCTCGATCGCTGGAGCGATTTGTTAGTAAGAATGCGCCCGAGATCGGCATTGTTATATTGTTATATGAAATTTGTAAGAAGAATATTTAAGATTCTCCAGAAATCAAAAGTGTTTCAACACTAATCTTTACCGAACTGCTTAGGAAGATCTCACGACTGGTCTTCGCTGGGAACACCAAAGTTACGGGTTTATGAAATCCTGTTGTAACTTTTCAACTATAGAATTGAGGAGAGGGTCGATATTTTATGTATGATGGGCGACATGATAATGTTAGGCTGACCTGTCGTATAATTGTACCTCGAAACTTACGGTAATGGCTGTACACGTTTTGTTTCGATGGCGTCACAAATACCTTAGACCAGGCTTGACGTACATATCTATATTTGGAAATGGACGGAAGCCATTTTGCACCCATTTCCTTTGCTCCCCACTAGGCCTAAGAGTGTTTTCCATGATGCGAGCCAATCAAAATCCAAATTGACAGTGGGAGGGTTTATTCTTTCCTTCTCATTGGGTGTTTCTTCCTTCACTCAAAAAAGGAATTAAATGACATCACCCTTTGTGTGGACtctaataaagagagagagcgagcagcGTAGCACTAATCTTAAGATACTTGCTTACGCCAGCGAAAGCTACTGACTGGACGTTCTGGATCGTTTCAAATCAAGGGAATGTCTCTTGCTTTAGGGACTGGAAACAACTTGTTGCGCTAATTCAGCTCCTTGCAAAATAGCGAGATATCTCAGGACAACTGTTGACCAGCTAAATTAAAGCTAACTGGTTAAATTGACCAAGTTACCTTTCCGAACTATTTCTCGACATTCAAATATAGGAGAACGGGACAATTTACCATCAACTCTTCGGCTAAAATGAACAGCTACGGAACCAAAGCAGATATGGTCCCCGAAGTAACGGCCGCAGTGAATTTCCTCTCAAGACTGCTAAAAACAAGGGGATTTCTAAGTGAGCAGCAACTTCAGGTTTTCAGGGACTGCCTAAAACAAGCACTCTCAGGTAATAAAATCGATGTAATCCATCTTTCTTAATCGAACAAAGTGTTTTTGAATAAAACTTACAGAGTTTGTATGGTGGCAAGCTCTCGCGGCGCTCATAAAATTGGGTTAACTGGCTAACCTAACACATCGCTAGCGTGCTAGCTAACTTGACCTAAGTTAGCCACCTAATGTTAACAATATGCTAGCTTAGAACAGTCAAGGGAAACGACGTCAAAGAGTGTGAGTAACTGAGGGGTAATGTATATCTTGATTCATGTATTAGGAAAGTATAATTATCCAGTCATTTCGTTAACAATAGCCGTCCACGACAGTTAAGTTGACCCaatctgaatgaatgtttgCTTCAGCTAGTCAGTTCTATTAGTTAGCTAACTAGTACGGATGCTGAGAGTGCGTAGCCGTATTTAGACCACAAAATATATCACAGTAATTTCTGTGATCTATAGGTGCTACTGAAAACTGTGGGACCCCGCTTGTTACCGCAATTTGAAATTTATCGTCTCGCTTGATCGTCTCACAGTTGATAATATCTTTGCCTCTTAGATTGTGCGTTACAAACCTGATGCAAACGACGAATTCAGTATGCACAGACTTAATTTGTGatttaatgtatatattttttatccATCTTTGTTTACAGAGCACTACAAGCACCACTGGTTTCCAGACAGACCTCAGAAGGGGTCTGGCTATCGATGCATCCGGATAAATCACGAGATGGATCCCATTATAGGCAAGGCTGCTTGTCGAATTGGACTGTCTAGTGAGCAACTTTTCGCTCTCCTTCCCCGAGAGCTAACGCTTTGGGTGGACCCTTACGAGGTGTCCTACCGCATCGGAGAGGATGGCTCCATTTGTGTGTTGTACGAGGCTGAGGCACCCGTTCAAAATTCTACGTCCAACAACCGCGATGGCTCGCCATTCGATTCAGCATTGAACTGTAAGAATCGTTTTCTCCTGAGTGGCCGTAGcagccccccaaaaaactacCTGATGACGGTGTCAAGCTAATGAGCGCGACTACCTTGGAGGAGCACCGAAGACTGGCTTTGCGTGCATCGGGTTGATGGTTGTCAACTACCCATGGTATACTGATGAACTTTATGGAGACCGGGCATTTCAAAATATCTCCACCATAATGGGAGTTAGTTAATATTTAATTGGACATAGAATATCTGAAGCACTGCCTATGATTAACATACCCATTTTGATCATTGCTGAATTGCTGGACCAGACACATGTAGTTTCATTGCACTGTTACCTTCTCATTATTGTACCGAGTGCATATGTACTTGGTGCACTGAAATAAGTTTAGGGTATAATTCAGTGGACACAAACCCTGGTGCTGTCAGAGTTTGTCATTGTGCAATAATACTTCACATCACTAACAAGAATGTGAAACAATCAAAACTGGTGTGAAGCAGTTAGGAAACCCAAACTTGTTTAATTACATTTGTAATCCCCATTTATTGCACAACATTACCCCTTTTGTGGTATGATGCACAGCTGGTTTAGTCTGGGACCCTTTTTTCTTGTAACACTGCCTTTCCAGTTGTGCTGCCTTAACAATGGTGTCACCACCCCCTTAAAGAGCATTACTGCCAAACTCTTAGTCTTATTGTGCAATATCCAGGGTGCTCCAAAATTGGGTTTAAGTTCCACAGTTTTTAGTTTGAAACATTGATAAATGAATATCGAAAAACCTACACCCCAAAAGCTTTACTTCCAGTGTTTGGGGAGGTATGACTTCACTTAAGTGAATGTTTTAATGGTAGCTAACTTTGAAAGGTCCCTCCTCCCAAGGTTCATAGCCATTTTTGGTGAATAAGCTGTGAGGTGGTTGGCTGGTGTCATGCCTGTGTTCACTGCCAGTATAAGGCTCTCAATCTCTGTAGCATTCTCTACTTTGAGCTGTTGAGCAgcttgtttgtttactctttttAGACAGAGAAAATGTAGTTTGTAAGCTATTTGAAGCACAGTATGcttttaatgtacatttttaatgaatttgtgCATATATAGATAACTGTACAGTTTTTCCAATTTTTATTACAATAAAACTTTATGAATGAAGCTATTTGCATGGTGTGTCCATTTACTTCATTTAATCATACTTCTGGTAACAGTCAGAAGTGAGCTAGTCTGCCATATATTCGCTGATGTATTCGAGGGAAATGCAAGCCTTCCTGAGGCACAACAGGGGGCAAAGAACCTACACTCTTGTTTTTGGAGGACTCAGGCCTCAGAATCCATCAAGACCAGTCATGTTCCCACCCTTTGGGCTTGTTTGCTTATCACTGTTGGTACACATATGTCTGGTCATAACGACAACAGAGCAATCATCAAGGAAGTTGTACACTTCAGTATCAGAGACTAGGGAAGCTTATTTCTTAGCCAGAGAAAGTGTCTGTTTGATGGTGACTGAACTACAGAGATATGAAGCTGATTATCCTTTTAaggtgtatagtgttgtgtgcATTGGTTAAACTAtaacagagaatgacagatgAGGTTATGCAATCTCATCTTGTGGTAGTAAACAAGAACTTTTCTGTTTACATTATTAATGTAATGTTTATGTAGCTCATGGATTTTAACCCCACCCCCTTTCATACTTTGTGCAAGGCCTCTGAAATAAGCCAAACcaaaaatcaacaaatacagaaaagacCCAACCATTGCTTCTTATTCAACTGCTCCCTTTTAATGTTACAATAACAAAAGACTGAACAGAGATTTCATACGTGCAGATGGCACAGAAAGGGAGTCCGTCTGCAGAGAATGGCTCTTTTGTCTGATTGGCCACTGGCCTGCTGCCATGTCCAAAAACACCATCATTCTTACTGGGAGTAGAGAATTGGTACCATTGGATCTGCCATGTAAAAGTGCTTCACAACAGAGCTTAGGATGTGGGTCTCCCCCACCTTCACACTGGTTTACCCaccagccagagagaggggatgaaatgtgtttgaatgggAGGCTAGTCCTCTTTACCTCCTATGTTGGGTTGACCTAAGAGGGGTACATGGAGTGAGGAGGGCATTGGCCCCCTCGCGGCACACGAGTGGGACAATTGGCAAGGCTTTGCTGGCCCTTTCAGGAGAGGGGCATCTGGTGTTTTGGATggttgggtggggtgggtgaTAAAAGGCCTCTCAGGCCTCCCTGCCCCCCATTCTCTCCTTCCCCGTCTCACTCCCCTAGAAGCAGTAGCCGCAATGCCATCTGTCATCTCCCCTCCCCGGTCCTGTCTTCTCTGTACTAAATTGCCAGCAAAAGGCTCCTTTCAGATCAGCGTCTCctccacacactcctcctctctctgttactcaagCTTGCAGAGGTGGGCCAGGCCCTCATTCAACACCAACTGCACTGGGTGGATAAAAGCTTCGGGAAGAGTCTTAAAAGTGTAATTTATGCTTTTGTTAGTGGTGTTATTTTGACAGAGGTGGTTTAGAACGAACACTTTCCAAAGATATCCAAGTGCTGCGTGTTTGTGCAGAAACTCTACAAATTAACAGAGGGAGGAATCAGTCCTGAAGCTAAGCCTGATCGCTAAAACAGCCCAAAATATCATATGGTAGTCTATAATTTTAATATAGTTTTTCAGCATCCAGATGGTTTGAGAAACACTTTCAGTAATTGGCTTCTAgtgcatttgatttttttgagaCCTAGTAACTGCAAGGTGAAAGCGAACGCACTCAAACAATCTGCAAATGCCAGCGCCTCATTCTGCGATTGTTTCTGTGATGCATTGTATTTCTGACACTTGTTGCGatttttatttgagtttttATTGCTGAGCACCTGCCAAACAAAAGGTTTGCATTGCTCTTTGATTACAGCCATTTTATTGTTGGTACAAAAGTTTGTTCTGGGATACTGATGAATTGCTCCAAAGTTTTAActttaacagaacaaacaaataatcgACTGAAGAACAAACGTAAAAGCAGCCAAAGATATCATGAATGaaaattccattaaaaaaaaggataaatggTCATTAAGGGATAATGGACCCAAGCAGTCCTCTTATATAGGAGTTTCACTAGCTATTGTTGGATCAGCAGCAAATAACtgttaaatgtgtgaatgtCTCAGTTAATGTAATGACTGCGTTTTAATCTGGCATTTCATCTATGTATTTTATTGTGGGTACTTTCACCTGAGAACACAATAATGTTATTATTTCCTGTGAAGTATTCAGTGTACCATTTAAATTTCCACTGAATTAGACTGCTTGTTTTGAAAATACACAGATGCGTTTGTCAGGTCTAAACATTTCAGGGGACAGTAAGTGTTATGTCTGACCAGTTCTCATTTGTCATAGGTCAAGAAAACATGTTAATGTTGACAGGTCTTCTTGACAAGCATCTCCTCGACAAGCATCTCCAGTCAAGTATCTCATAACTTTTCCCACAGGCTAAATAAGCATTGTCCTAATTATATAGCTTTACACAAACTCTGTTCCAGTGAACAAGCTGACTTCTGACACTCATAGGTCCAGGTGCTTTTAAATGGATCATAGGCAACTTTGGCATGTCGATTAAGAGTATCCTTTATAATCTCAGGGAACAAATATTTGTTGCTTGTGTTAGCGTTTAGCGATAACACATCTTCATTTCAGATGTTTGTGCCTATTGGTTCCAATACCTGTGTAGTGGTGTCTGCCTGTGTAGCGGCCTGTGTATAAGCATGCTGGAAGATAAAAGAACTCTCACTATGTTTTATGGAGGAGCTGTAATGAAGTCGAAACAGGCTGATTCCTGGGCTACAGTATGCATAGGCAGGCTGTCAGAAGTGGGTGTTGAGGTAAGTGTGAATGTTAGGGTCGCTGAATGTGTTGAGAGTCTCCTATTTGGGTGTAATTTAATCATAAACTTGGTGTGAAGAAGGATATAATGGTGAGAGTCTGTAAACAAGGTGTGGGTGTTAAGGAACAGCAGGGGGTAGAGGATTTTAGGagcattttgtctgtgtgtacacgtgtgttcgcgtttgtgtgtgtgtgtgtgtgtgcatgcgtgttggggctggtttttgtgtgtgtgtgtgtgtttctgatcgGGAGCGGCATGTTACCATGGTGTGGCAGGGACAAAGGCAATGAGGTGGATGTTAAGGAAACTctaaaaggagagagggggggtgtcTCTCACTTGCATATTCCaacccccatcacacacacacagttcacatttCTCCCATGACCCTGGGCTTACAAGGGAAGGCACACATTCGTAacaaattcaaaacataaagatgtaatctaaa
This window encodes:
- the btg2 gene encoding protein BTG2 — encoded protein: MNSYGTKADMVPEVTAAVNFLSRLLKTRGFLSEQQLQVFRDCLKQALSEHYKHHWFPDRPQKGSGYRCIRINHEMDPIIGKAACRIGLSSEQLFALLPRELTLWVDPYEVSYRIGEDGSICVLYEAEAPVQNSTSNNRDGSPFDSALNCKNRFLLSGRSSPPKNYLMTVSS